Part of the Rhinolophus sinicus isolate RSC01 linkage group LG14, ASM3656204v1, whole genome shotgun sequence genome is shown below.
CTCCCCGGCCGCCGGCTCGCCTTCTGCCGGGAGTTCTCGCGGCCCGTGTCTCGGCGTCTGCGCTCGACCCGGCGTCCATTTATCGGTATCCTCGTTGCCCTCCCTCAGCCGGCTGGGGCACAGCGAGGCAGCCCCCTCTCCCGACGCCGTTCCATGGAGTAGGGTCCCGGACCGTTGTCCCGAAGAGCGAGAACGAGCTtggccccctccccctcccttctccctccctccttttcgcCGCAACATGGCTAACAACAGCCCGGCGCTGACAGGCAACTCGCAGCCGCAGCACcaggcggcggcggccgcggcgcAGCAGCAGCAACcgtgcggcggcggcggcggcgccacCAAGCCGGCGGTCTCGGGGAAGCAGGGCAATGTACTGCCGCTGTGGGGCAACGAAAAGACTATGAACCTCAACCCCATGATCTTGACCAACATCCTGTCGTCGCCTTACTTCAAAGTGCAGCTCTACGAGCTCAAGACCTACCACGAGGTGGTGGACGAGATCTACTTTAAGGTATGAagcagctggggctgggaggggtaAATGCGGAGTAGGGGGTGTGGAGAAGACGGGCTGAGGCGGCCCCCGGGCTCCGAGGGTTTGTGGGTTGGGGGAAGGTTGGGAGCGGTGGCCAGTAGTCCGCCAGGGAGGGGTCAAACTGGGGCCGCCCTCACttccttttcagatttttaaggCCGGGAGAGCCCGCCGCTGTGGATCTCTCTCCTCCGCCAACCTTCTGCCCGTCCCTGGGGGGAGTGGGACAAgggtgggggagaaaaagagtAACTGAAGCCTCTCCAGTTCACCGctttaaaattattccttttgATGTGAAGTTGGCGCTTCTCCCGCTCACCCGGGCCAGGGCGCCTATTGACTTCAGTGTTGGCCTCGTGTTGTTGGTATTCACTATCCAGACAGGGAAATGGTCAGTGCGTGTACCGGGTGGGTGGGAGGGCTGAGGGTGGAGAGGTGCCAGGGCAAGAGGTGTACAGAAGGCCTGGAAATTTTCCCAGCAGGAAGTCAGGAGTAAGTGGTCTCAGTTCCCTGTGCATTGGGCTTATTTAGAATTATCTGGGCCCTGGGCTTCTGCGGCAGGGTCGGTGTTGGCTTGGCTGTGCTGGGGAGCTCACCTGGCGCCTCCTCACTGCACTCTTGTCTCAGTTCTTGTTTCGTTAGCAGGATTGACTCAGTCTTGCAGCGAGGCTCGGAGCAGCCCAGGGTCGCAGGTAGAGGTATGCACTATTAATCATGCTCAATCGCCATAAATGCATTTCCCTGGGTTAAATGAACGCCTAATTAGGGTTCTTTTGGCCATTGGTTTTGGTCTTTTCACCAACTAGATACAGGCTTTCTCCACTTCCTTGCAAatgatgtaattaaaaaaaaaatgtcttccagGCCTCCTAAGGTTATTTTTCAAAGAGTATTTATAATAGTCTTAACGATCGTTAAGTATTTTAGCTAGAGCGTCTAGTATAATTCAATCCATGTTGTCTATTTTGACTCTTAAAACACTTGACAGACCACATGGAGTATTCTCTGTGATCTGAACGTGTCCGTAGAGGTGCTAATTTTCTTTAGTTGCTTTTAGGTTACATTTTGTCCTCCTTTTTCCCAATTAAGTGATTGGGTTATTAAAGGATTTTTGAGGTATTAGTTGCTAttgatagaaaattattttgagagaaTACAGTTCAACTGTGAATATAAAAAGTATACTGAAATTTTGATACCCTCTTGTAAGAGTATTGTAATTGTAATGCtatgaattagtgttttttaGCTTAAAAGGTAAGGCCTTTTCAGCATGATACAGAATGGTGAATTATTTAACTCTTACTTTTATGTAGTAAACTTCAAACGCTGGAAAATGGGTTCCTTCTCTTTTGTGGCAGTTTTCTGTTTAATAACAGACAAATGTTAATGTGATAGAGGAAAAGCTTCTTTTCAAATTTCAAGTACTGTGTtttgaaatgactttaaaaatctactacaaattatttaaatttagttataaaactaAAGAGCCAGGTTTTGTTATCAAGACATTCACATCAGATGATCATTAAACTATGTAGCCTTCCAATTTTGTAAGTAGATATTGTATTGCATCCACCCCTGTGGCTAGCCTTTAAGGAACTGAAACATCTTTGATGCAGCAAGCTGggggaaggaaatgaaacagTAAAGCAGTGCAGGAATCAGCTGAACAAAATAGTATAGTGCTTACATTTAAATGCATGCTTTTCTGTCTGCAGCCACTGAAAAAGACTATAAAATGTAACCGTGGGTGGGTGGAAATGCAACTTtagaaatagtgaaaaaaaaagatgttactttgtttttgttttaagaaacaaagGATCTTATGTCTCCAAAAGACCTTCTTGACTTACATCTTTTTATGGAGctattattctctatttttagGTGAAGTATGTGGTTTTTATAGGTAGCCCACCTTAGCAATGATGCTGTACCTTTGGGCTTACTTAGTGTAATGACTAGTCATATTTATACAATATAGACAGTTTATATTCTGGGACAAAAAACTGAATTTGTTCACATAATTAGGCTGAAAATAATTACACACTAACAAGAACGATCTCTGTAGGTGTGGCCTTTGTAATTTCATCTTTAATCAGGAATGAATATAATGTTTGATAtggtaaaaaataatgaataaaatttcaaaactttgCATCACAAATGTTATTGTTTTAGCATATTTCAAGTCATGTTTTAATCTTATAATGTAGAACTTGAAATCACCATAAAATCGAACTAggaagtgtatttttttaatgcttaatcTTTATTAgtactttctgtttttaagttgGAGCTTCAAATCCGTTTTAAagtgagaatttttattttttaagcaactCTTGATAAGATGCAAAGTTgatatattatcaaatattttttacaagTATATGAGACTAGTAATTTCATGGCTCCACATGTATCAGCTCTCTACAAAACTAATGGGATTTCTACTCTGTATTGCTGTTGAGATTTTGTTAAACCCTTGTAGCTTTATTGGTACTCTTTAAATATCTAAGCAGATTTTCAAAGATGGTTTACATACTTAATGTgtgtaaacaaaatatataccTCATGTCAAAGTACCCAACTTCAAAAACTTTTGGAAGAGCTGCTCTGTTGTGGAGTTGGGGTTTACTTtaatcatacttttaaaaaaaattcgaAGTATGAATGTTTGTTGTGTTCCTCTTTTCTATTTTCAGGTCACACATGTTGAACCATGGGAGAAAGGGAGCAGGAAAACAGCGGGCCAAACAGGGATGTGCGGAGGGGTAAGTAGAAGTACgtgcatttttcagtttttctgtgtCTCAGAACTAAGTGTGTATTTAGAAAACTGAAAGTTTGTCAGCTACATACTCGATGACAATTAGTTGACATATCTTagacttttgtgttttttaatctaaatCCAAGTGTCCTGTGAATGGAGTTAGAAAAGTATTGTTTTTTTATGCTCCATTCTCAGTTCTGGATTATATCTTGTTATTAATACCTAACAGGATTAGCCAATTGGTATTAAATAtctgttaattattttacttctttttcttaactCTTTACCTTAAAGGTTCGAGGTGTTGGAACAGGAGGAATTGTCTCTACAGCTTTTTGCCTGTTATATAAGTTATTTACTCTGAAGTTAACTCGCAAGCAAGTGATGGgtctcatcacacacacagactctccTTACATTAGAGCCCTTGGATTTATGTATATAAGGTAAGCATGCATTTATCTACATTTCTAATAAATGTCTCAATTTACATAAGCCTAATCATTCTTTTGTAATTCTAGGTACACACAGCCCCCTACAGATCTATGGGACTGGTTTGAATCCTTCCTTGATGATGAAGAGGTATGTCAACAAGGGTAATAATTCGTTTTCTTCTGATTACTCTGATGTTTTtcaatatcttttatttattggaGGTTTAATATCTTCCAGAATTTTCtgtagttaaatttattttactctaatatatCTTAGGTTaaatttcttaagttttatttcgttatttttaagctatttaaatgtgttttgatAACTATTAAGAATTTTCTCTTCCTAATTATGTGTATGGTATTGATCATGTACAGTTTTAAAGGTGGGCCATGCTCAAGACTGAAATGATAAGACATGCACGTAGAATACTAATTATAGCTTTTGTCATGGaactttttacttctttatcCTCTAACTTCTTCCAAATATTAATATTCCCACTTGCATAGAAGTACGAAATTTAAGAGCTGGGTGGGACTTAAGTGGGCGGAGTTTAGATGAGTTGGTCAAGGTGACCAAAATATTTCCATCCTAGCTTTCTGATTCCCATTATACTACATATAGTCATAACGCTAGAAGAAAAccttttctttaatttagttTAGATTTTGTTGTCATTATAAATCTAGTTTTCCATTCAGGCTTAACAATGTTGAGCTTGTTACTTATGCTCAGAAATGTTACTCTAGGAAACTTAACTGTTTCAGATTTAAATCATACATGTATTAATATGCTTACATAGTGACGCTCCAGATCTCAAAAGGGACTTTACTAGTGAGCTGTGTTAGGCATATATCTACCCTGACCGCTACTTTATATTTTCAGGATCATAAAGTAGACTTTGAATGTTGTGTTTCAGTactactgttttcttttaaagtttatctaAAGACTTTGTTGAATTAAAGAATAGTTCTAATGGAAATCTTTCTAGTGTGTTGTTTTGTGCACACCTAAAAAAATCTCACTCGTGTAAACATCGAaaatttttctctgcatttttttgACCAGTTTACTGAGCTAGCTGTTCAGTATCTCAGAAGAAGCAAAAAGTGTATTAGGTGATAAATCACAACCGTTGTatctttacagtttttttttgtttttagatgagATTTTTCAGGCTGAAGCACTTCTccctttaatatttaaaaagcatgtCCCTCTTCATAATTGGTATTATGTAGGTTTGTTTCTGAATGCTACtatttaatctgttttttattgtattaacaAACCTCAGGATCTCTATTTAAGCtaacttatgttttcttccttagATATCTGCAGCGATTAAATTTGGAAATACTGTATATCTGAACACTTAAATGTGTGTGAGTGCAAGCAGTTTTACCTTTAGCTCTTGTTTTCCTGTTTAGATAACAAATCTCACTTTCCTTGTGTGCTTGCACTATAGGTTTGGGACTGACAATAGCTGACTAACATGTCCTGAGCTGTGAGAGGGCATAGCAAGAAGGCCTTCATGCGGTAATGACCCTTTTCAGAGACAATGGTCATCATGGATTATGCGTTTccaattatttgttcatttatttattttctacataactCTAAATTAGAAACCTCACTGCTTCATGGCAGTTGGTTTGCTattgcttccagttttattaGGGCTTCATTTTATATTAGAGCTGTTAAAAGATAGTCTTTAGATAGGAATTGTCTGAAGTAGTTCATATGTAGCTAGGTTACAGTGCTAGGAATGATGTGTACAAATATTTCCACAGAAATAGATACATACTTAGTAGGTATGTGGAATGTAAATTTAAGTTGATTGTTCCACATAGTTTAGTAATGTAAGGGGCTGTTTCATATTCTTGCTAACTGAGTGAGCTCAGTTCTCTTTATGCCCATGAAGCTGCAGGATATGTTCTCACCTGCATGCACACACTTTTAAGCCCAAGTATTTCCCTGTACCATTCATTACCAGATTAGAAGGGTACACAAATTGAAATTgttgttagaatttttttttgtatttgagaTGCCAaacatggtaattttttttatagtatTCATGTACATATTGGAATAATTTTTTGACGGCTAGGttatcttttgtgtttctgtagGACCTAGATGTGAAGGCTGGTGGAGGCTGTGTAATGACCATTGGAGAAATGCTGCGGTCTTTTCTCACAAAACTGGAGTGGTTTTCTACCTTGTTTCCAAGAATTCCAGTTCCAGTTCAGAAGAATATTGATCAACAGATTAAAACCCGGCCTAGAAAAATCAAAAAAGATGGAAAGGAAGGTGCTGAGGAAATAGACAGACATATTGAACGCAGACGTTCAAGGTAATGTGACTCTTGaattacacttatttttaaagcatgcttTATACAAATGTCCTTGGAAATAAGTGGCAAATTCTTAGGAAATTCTGtttataatgttaattttattagttattcTTTGTCCCAAAAGGTAATTCTCTGCCTTTCAGggcattttcaataaaattatacATCTGTAATTAAGAACAAATTGTTTGCTTTCCCTGCTCCCCTTCTTCTGTTcctccactctggttcaagccattgtttctcagtctggttgtgcaggacacagctccctggcccatgctggtatatgagccttgcgctcccccgggctgaggcagtcggttgccagttgtCGGTTGCTGGTCGtcagtcagctgctcacagcagctctccccgcctgccagccactcatgctggctgccggctaCTCACattggccaccggccactcatggcggcacacagcagcccgtggcagcgCTTAGCAGCATTCAGCAGCCCACAGTAGCTCATGCCAACTGACGGCTGCTCacgacagcccagctccagggagagctgttgttcacaatcttagctgtagagggcgcagctcactggcccatgtggggatcaaactggcgaccttgatCTTGGTGTTAGGAGCTTCGTtgtccaaccacctgagccaccgggccggccccctcttTATTCTTGACATGTTTCAGCTAGGGACCTAAATAAATTATACTGATGAAAGTTAaattttttacaattttcattcattcaaattttcttcttctctcccctttCGTAAATATTAGGTCTCCAAGGAGATCACTCAGTCCACGGAGGTCCCCAAGAAGATCAAGAAGTAGAAGCCATCATCGGGAGGGCCATGGGTGTTCTAGTTTTGACCGGGaattagaaagagagaaagaacgcCAGCGACTAGAGCGGGAagccaaagaaagagagaaagaaaggcgaAGATCCCGAAGTCTTGATCGGGGGTTAGAGCGCAGGCATAGCAGGAGTAGGGAGAGACATAGAAGTCGTAGCAGAAGCCGTGATAGGAAAGGAGATAGAAGGGACAGGGAtcgggaaagagagaaagaaaatgagagaggtaGACGACGAGATCGTGACTATGATAAGGAAAGAGGTAATGAccgagaaaaggagagagagcgATCAAGAGAACGGTCCAAGGAACGGAGAAGTAGAGGTGaggtagaagaaaagaaacataaagaagacAAAGATGATAGACGGCATAGAGATGACAAAAAAGattccaagaaagagaaaaagcacagTAGAAGtagaagcagagaaaggaaacatagaAGTAGGAGTAGAAGTAGAAATGCAGGGAAACGAAGTAGAAGCAGGAGCAAAGAGAAATCAAGTAAACATAAAagtgaaagtaaagaaaaatcaaataaaagaagtAGAAGTGGCAGTCAAGGAAGAACTGACAGTgttgaaaaatcaagaaaacggGAACATAGCCCCAgcaaagaaaaatctagaaagcGTAGCAGAAGCAAAGAACGTTCCCACAAACGAGATCACAGTGATAGTAAGGACCAGTCTGACAAACAGGATCATCGAAGGAGCCAAAGTATAGAACCAGAGAGccaagaaaaacaacataaaaacaaagatgAGACTGTGTGaaattttttgtgtgaaaatggATCACATTGAATCCTATAAATGTTTGATTAAATCttgcttttttcctcctcccGAGTTGAGATTGTTGCAGTAGTTATGCACTCTTCAAGCTCCCTGTAGGctgcattttcatttcctcttttgtgtaGGGAAGTGCCTTTGTAATCCCATTTATTGCATTGATGTTTTCACCCAATTGTTGAGTTTGATACATGATGCACAGATTGTTcttgcatttttattgtttaattgttTTTGAGATATACAGTCTGTACATATgtcctgaaaatgttttaattcctttGGCATGGTTGCCATGTTGGTTAAATTTGTATAAGGCAATAAACTGCCActaattctatttttgttttgtaggtGTGGGATTATGGTTTATGTACTGAAGTTAGCATGGCTATGCTTTTCGTAATAGAATGCTAAAGACTTTGAGAATGGATCTTGGATGTCTATTATAGGAGAATTATGTGCTTTCAATGTACGTGAAGGCAGCAGTTGTAGGATTAACATTCTTGTCCACTGTATATTATCTTGAAAGGCTCTTGTTAATAATGTTACCCTTAATATTCTCCACAGTTAACTTTAGAGAGAATTTATGAGAAGTTAGTTTCTGATGCAGAGGTTTAAATTAGGCTGTGATTTGATCAAAAGTCCTTTTAGCATTCTACCTCAAAGGGACACTGTTAGTATTCCTAAAATTTATTcacttagttttccttttttatttgaaaaaatacatgacgtgtaatctttttttcttgaatttctcagattttaaagtactatattaaaggaaaaacttAATGTTTAAAGCCTAGCATTCTTGCAGAACCCTATACTAACGTGAAATTGGGAGAGGATGGGGCAGAGTAGAGAAATAGATTCAAGCCTCAAGCttccaaagcatttttataaatggaaaatacttAAATTATGAAACAGCTTGATATagtgtcctttttttaaaattcaaaacttttttaTTGATAATGAGATTGCTGTTTGAGTTTTTAAACTTAATCTAGAACAGAGACGTATTAAAAGTAATGCTATGCTGCATTATTTAAGATTATTGGCAAATTATTTGATAGATTGTTCTTTATGACTGTATTCTGATTACAGAGAACGATCATGAGTGTGGAATAAATACTGGATTGAATCCTTTATTCTGGGTGTTGGCTTTTCCCCCCATGtgttaatattgtttaaaatgtttatttggaaATTGATAAAATGTTAGAGTCACACTTTGTGTAGAGAGGTATCTCGGTGCCCAGTAGACAAGTGAATTTTAAGCATGTAGGCCAGAATTGGGACACATGTGTCCTTACTAGAGTTATGGTAGTTCCCTTTGTCAGTGGGTATTGTGTGTCTTCTGTTCTTTGGATTGGGTGATTACTTAGTTTCACATCATAGGTACTTATAAAATACTTTGCACTTGACTTACATActagaatcatttaaaatttggACTTGAAGGAACTTTTAtaaattagctcatttaattctttttagaaCAGAGATGGAGGCTCAAAATGGTGGTTCAGTCAGTGGCAGGACTGTTCCTGGCAGCCTACGCCATGTTAATGCTTGTTTGATCTCACTGTTTATATTGGCCAACTGATGGGCTCGCAGAAGTGTTAAATGGAGCAAACAAGTGCATTCAAAGAAGAGCCCTGCATATGCGGGTTTAACAATTGTACCTACCTAATTCCAGAAAAATCTCattaaataaattcctttatgaaaatactgttttttttaaaaaaagaaattcagtcaTCTTGTCTTAAATTGAGATCAAGTGTGTTTACACGAGACGTGTAGACTTTAGAAAACTATATTCTTGAGTAATGAGAACCAGGTTTATcttaacattgaaaatatttttaacataccTAAATTAATGGTGCTACTCCTTTGAATATAGTTGTACCTAAAATGTTAATTCAATGGtgtattttaagtaaaatgtggAATTTATTTCAAACAGAGGTAAAAACAAGCTGCATTTGATTTcctatgatttttaaagtttgctgTTGAACATTTTGATAGAGCATGTAATACTAGTTATtgctaaatatatacataatttggAGAGACTTTCTAAAAGACTGGGAAAACAAGGGACTGTGAAAGATTGCAGGATTATTTCTTACAACGTGAGAAAACGTGAAAAGCTTTTCATAGAATTTGATATAACTAGCAGCCTCCATCCAGTTCTCTACTGAAATGATTTCACCTTTTCATGTATTAGTACCTTTCATCTGTTTTCTAATGTTCAATTTGCAGTTAAGTTCTATACATGGGCTAGTTTATTATCAACCTTgggattttaatataaaatttgttttaacgCTGCCCAATTAATAACCGCTGTTGAGTGTAGTTCCTTAATTCCTCTAACCTTTGAGTTATAGACCCCTTTTTAGCAATCTAATGAAAGCTACAGATTatgtctagaaaaataaaagtgcccaaatttgcatgtaatttcaaaagaaaactgcCGTAGGGCTTCTGTGctgtttattttcagaaagctGTGATTAGATGTACAGTAGTTGGGAACGAATAGCAAATTTAAGTTCCTGAGTAGCCCAAAggtgatggcttttttttttttttacttaaaagataaaaagtttaATGGTAATTTCATTCTCTTCCCCAAAAGATTAATCCTTTATGAAtataagtaattttttatttgaacagtGAGCGATGAGACCCAGATGCTCGCAGTTTGTAAGTTTTTCAACGGATTGCAATGTGCAGCCGCAAACAGCAACTAGTCCAGTTCTCATGGGTTATTTTGGCAAACAGTTTTAAATTGGTCTGGTCCTAATCTCATCCTGTCGTGCAAATGATGAATTCAGCCTTGAATGACTAACCCAATTACAGGACCTCTTTAGTTGTGGGGAAGGAAGCATTTCTTCTGATAGTTTCAGTCTCTGAAATTCCTTCTTGATTCCATCCTATGAGATCTCCCAGCACTTTTCAAATAACTCCtgaaatggcatttttcattttaaaaatcactgggtATCAACATTTGTTACTGAAATATGACAGCATTTATACAATCAACTGAAAATACCGTCAGAGCTGACCTGAAATCCGTTCTGTTGCTCAGCATTGATAGTCGAATTTCTATTACATAATCATGATCCATAATGTAATACACAGGTAAAATGTATTCAGGGTGGCAGGAGGGAGGTGTCAGCCTATTGAAAAAATGAGTTACTCTTTGAAGTTAAACACCTTAGCTCCCAAGTCCACCTTTTCATTGCTCTGCTTTGTGGTATTGGAGCTGAGACCTTGACACTTATTTTGCCTGCTGCCCAATGTTCAAGTCAGTAGAGGATGCTGCAGAAGAAAAGCTTTTccggggtttttttcccccctcattttcTCCCACAGTGTACAGGGCCATTGGTATGTAGGACACCCACGGGAGCCTCATGTGAGGGTGTTTCCCAGCAAGTCCTCCGGTCCTGCCAGCTTCCCATTAAGTCTCATTGGCGCCCCAGTGGGTGGCTTCCTCCTAGTTCTATCAGCatcccctcctctccagccccaggcTTCAGTACCTCAGCAAACAGTGGGTCACGGCCACACTCTCCAAGTCTGAGCTTGGGTCTCCTGCCTCAGCCTTAGAGGGCTGCTCCTGTAGCCACCATTCCTGTATGAAGAACTCGCTACTCTTAGTAATAAATCCCATTACTGGttagtaattttgtttttgttccagGTGAATGACCATCTCGTATTTATTAGATCATTCTTCCTTGACCCAAAGCTCTGCAATGTGAGACCTACCAGTATCAAAGGTCCATATATACCTCAGTTCTAAAAATATGGAGTGGGGCACAAATTTGCGGGTCATCCTTGGGCAGGAGCCATGCTAATCTCCCAATTTtgtagtatatgtgctgccgaagtgagcactgGTTAACAATTCTTTATATCAAACTTTCCCTGTTCAAATCATtgtatattttctgtctcctgactggaTCCTGGCTAATAAAGTGGATTAAGATACAACTAAGgggagtggctggttagctcgGTTGGAGTGTGGTGCTAAGAACAccagggttgcaggttcaatctccacatgggccactgtgagctgcaccctccttaaaaaaaaactaaaaaaaaacaagggTGCCACTTCAGGTTGGTTGATAACCCTTGATGTAGTCTAGTATGAAGGGCTCAACTGAGTAAGTCTGAGAATTATGTAAGTGAATCAGGCTGGCTCCTAGAATTTTGAGAACTAAGAGTTGTCCAGTCCCTAAAAGAATGGACAAGATTTGTACAGTTGTCACATGAAGATGCGCATGTGAAAGACATAACATGATAAATTACCCCTGaagcttctctccctccctccctccctccctccctccctccctccctccctccctctctcaatGGCCTGAGTTTCTCTTCCTTGGGACCTACAAGCCTTAATGGTTTCTTTTATCGTAGCCATCAGGGACACCCGTTCAGCGAAGGTCTTCCTGACATTTCATTGACATTTAATTCTTACCTGTTCGTGGTCAGTCCTAGTAAGACAATGTCATCCACTTGATTGGACTTGGCaaataagtagaaaaatacaTTCTAGGTGCAACTGTATTTCCTTGGTAGAAATAGTCTGCTCAAGGGCAGGAAGGGTATGTTCAGGTATGGTGGAAGGATGGAATGTGAATTAGGGCCACCATAAATCTGGTAGTATCCAGTCTTTTCCTGGACAATCAATCCTACTCCATGTCCCTTCTACATCACTAAATAACTCATTTCTCCTACAATGACTATTTCAAGTCTTCATTAGTTTCTTAAATCCCCTGTTCCACTTCCACACGTATTCTCACTTCACATACAGAGAATACCAGGTCCCTCAACTTGCTGCCTTTCTCCGACCCCCAAACTACAAATTAGCCG
Proteins encoded:
- the PRPF38B gene encoding pre-mRNA-splicing factor 38B; this translates as MANNSPALTGNSQPQHQAAAAAAQQQQPCGGGGGATKPAVSGKQGNVLPLWGNEKTMNLNPMILTNILSSPYFKVQLYELKTYHEVVDEIYFKVTHVEPWEKGSRKTAGQTGMCGGVRGVGTGGIVSTAFCLLYKLFTLKLTRKQVMGLITHTDSPYIRALGFMYIRYTQPPTDLWDWFESFLDDEEDLDVKAGGGCVMTIGEMLRSFLTKLEWFSTLFPRIPVPVQKNIDQQIKTRPRKIKKDGKEGAEEIDRHIERRRSRSPRRSLSPRRSPRRSRSRSHHREGHGCSSFDRELEREKERQRLEREAKEREKERRRSRSLDRGLERRHSRSRERHRSRSRSRDRKGDRRDRDREREKENERGRRRDRDYDKERGNDREKERERSRERSKERRSRGEVEEKKHKEDKDDRRHRDDKKDSKKEKKHSRSRSRERKHRSRSRSRNAGKRSRSRSKEKSSKHKSESKEKSNKRSRSGSQGRTDSVEKSRKREHSPSKEKSRKRSRSKERSHKRDHSDSKDQSDKQDHRRSQSIEPESQEKQHKNKDETV